A genomic region of Lodderomyces elongisporus chromosome 5, complete sequence contains the following coding sequences:
- the PRO3 gene encoding delta 1-pyrroline-5-carboxylate reductase codes for MALEEFTLTVLGAGVMGTAVSSAILNSSVKPYPKKVILCTPQPTDTLKETFDKFDNVEYSFTAEGNKKAVKEADIILLAVKPFMYQQVYDEVKDALTGDQLLISLLAGTTINELSIFTKNVAKVMTNTPARYGCGTAAIAFSPDVSQEQQELVKKLIEPVGLTVCIPEKNMDIATSLIGSGPAFCLLMMESMIDGAVRMGMPYDVARVSAAKVMEGTAKMLLETGDHPAALKSKVCTPGGTTIGGLLKMEDGALRSTIARGIEEAANISASFAKK; via the coding sequence ATGGCTTTAGAAGAATTCACACTTACAGTATTGGGTGCTGGTGTCATGGGCACTGCTGTGTCATCAGCAATCTTAAATTCGCTGGTGAAACCATACCCTAAAAAAGTTATCTTATGTACGCCTCAACCTACAGATACGCTTAAGGAAAcatttgacaaatttgacaATGTTGAATACTCTTTTACCGCTGAAGGAAACAAGAAGGCAGTTAAGGAGGCCGACATCATCTTATTGGCTGTAAAACCATTTATGTACCAACAAGTGTATGACGAAGTTAAAGATGCATTAACCGGCGATCAGCTTTTGATTTCACTCCTCGCAGGGACTACTATCAATGAGTTATCTATATTTACCAAAAATGTTGCCAAAGTCATGACCAATACACCTGCTAGGTATGGTTGTGGAACTGCAGCCATTGCATTCTCACCAGACGTGTCCCAGGAACAACAGGAGCTTGTTAAGAAATTGATTGAACCTGTAGGATTGACTGTTTGCATCCCAGAGAAAAATATGGATATAGCCACATCACTTATTGGCTCGGGTCCAGCATTTTGTCTCTTGATGATGGAGTCTATGATTGATGGTGCAGTGAGAATGGGTATGCCCTATGACGTGGCAAGGGTCTCAGCGGCAAAAGTGATGGAAGGTACCGCCAAGATGCTTTTGGAAACTGGCGACCACCCAGCTGCATTGAAGAGCAAAGTGTGTACACCAGGTGGTACCACCATCGGTGGTTTATTAAAGATGGAGGATGGTGCACTTAGAAGTACAATTGCGAGAGGTATTGAAGAGGCTGCCAACATATCAGCATCTTTTGCgaaaaaatag
- the SUB2 gene encoding Suppressor of the cold-sensitive snRNP biogenesis mutant brr1-1 (BUSCO:EOG09262E4Q), with translation MSAENQEELLDYSDSEEIAVPTTTQAGEGESANDKEADKKGSYVGIHATGFRDFLLKPELLRAIGDCGFEHPSEVQQVCIPQSILGTDVLCQAKSGLGKTAVFVLSTLQQLDPVAGEISTLVICHTRELAYQIRNEYARFSKYMPDVKTEVFYGGTPVKRDIEKLKNKDTCPHIVVATPGRLHALVQEKAIRLNNVKSFVIDECDKVLESLDMRRDVQDIFRATPHQKQVMMFSATLSQDIRPVCKKFMQNPLEIYVDDEAKLTLHGLQQYYIKLEEKEKNRKLSDLLDSLEFNQVIIFVKSTQRANELNKLLCACNFPSIAVHSGLPQEERIERYKSFKEFNKRICVSTDVFGRGIDIERINLAINYDLPNEADQYLHRVGRAGRFGTKGLGISFVSTKEDEEVLEKIQSRFDVKITEFPEEGVDPSTYMNT, from the exons ATGTCTGCTGAAAACCAAGAAGAATTGTTGGACTATTCCGACTCCGAGGAAATTGCAGTCCCAACCACTACTCAAGCAGGTGAGGGCGAGTCAGCCAACGACAAGGAAGCCGACAAAAAGGGTTCATACGTTGGTATCCACGCCACCGGTTTCAGAGACTTTTTATTGAAACCAGAGTTATTGAGAGCTATTGGTGACTGTGGTTTTGAGCACCCTTCAGAAG TCCAACAAGTTTGTATTCCACAATCTATTTTGGGTACCGATGTCTTGTGTCAAGCAAAATCTGGTTTGGGTAAAACCGCCGTTTTTGTCTTGTCTACTTTACAGCAATTGGACCCTGTTGCAGGTGAGATCTCGACTTTGGTCATTTGTCACACCAGAGAATTGGCATATCAAATTAGAAACGAGTATGCCAGATTCTCCAAGTACATGCCAGATGTCAAGACAGAAGTCTTTTACGGTGGTACTCCAGTCAAGAGAGATATTGAGAAGTTGAAGAACAAGGACACTTGTCCAcacattgttgttgcaactCCAGGTAGATTGCATGCATTGGTTCAAGAAAAAGCCATTAGATTGAACAATGTCAAATCATTTGTTATTGATGAGTGTGACAAGGTTTTGGAGTCTCTCGACATGAGAAGAGATGTCCAGGATATTTTCCGTGCAACCCCACACCAAAAACAAGTTATGATGTTTTCAGCTACCTTGTCACAAGACATTCGTCCAGTTTGTAAGAAATTTATGCAAAACCCATTGGAGATTTACGTTGACGACGAAGCTAAATTGACTTTGCACGGTTTGCAACAATACTACATCAAgttggaagaaaaggaaaagaatagaaaattaTCCGACTTGTTAGATTCATTAGAGTTTAATCAAGTGATTATTTTTGTCAAGTCGACACAAAGAGCTAACGAGTTGAACAAATTGTTATGTGCTTGTAACTTCCCATCAATTGCCGTCCACTCAGGTTTGCCACAAGAGGAGAGAATTGAGAGATACAAGTCCTTTAAGGAGTTTAACAAGAGAATCTGTGTCTCAACCGATGTCTTTGGTAGAGGTATCGATATTGAGAGAATCAACTTGGCTATCAATTACGATTTGCCAAACGAAGCTGATCAGTACTTGCATAGAGTTGGTAGAGCTGGTAGATTCGGTACCAAAGGTTTGGGTATTTCATTTGTCTCGACCAAGGAAGATGAGGAAGTCTTGGAAAAGATTCAAAGTAGATTTGATGTCAAGATTACTGAGTTCCCAGAGGAAGGTGTCGACCCATCAACCTACATGAACACATAA